The window CAACattatctctttgcaaagaggtATTAACAGTCCAGATTAATTCTAAAACATATGTTTTTCCATCAAGCCCACGTATTACCCATGCCCCCTCTTCTTCAATCGTACAGAACGCATAATCTGTTTGCAAAACTTTTAACAGGTACTAACAATATGACATGCTAAAAAATTAGTCAACTGACAACAGTTGGGCAGTCATAGAATAACgtaggaatttctagaccctctcgacgaacgtggtggcttgttttaacactcccttaataatataatagaatttatacttttaattttaaatttagctattcagctaatattaatttttatctagtggtaatgctatttttttaatttgataattcagaattttcctagtaattgtattcaacatggactctttgattaagcctaatttccttattttttaattccgaattaaactatttactaatagtattcagcatagtccctttgccatgtcttaattttccttaattttttaaatccgaaattagctatttattaatcgtatttatatgaactcttgagttagtttgaaccgttagatcttcataaaatccaacggtgcaaattcttctcttttttagattaatgtgggaatttctagaccctctcggcgaacatGGTGACTTTttttaacactcctttaataatataatagataattttgaaaaaaaatctaaacgtAGCTATATTAGGGAATACAAATTACCGGATGGCATAAGAATCGTGATTAGAAGGCCGGTTGGTCGAGCCTATGTCCTATGATGAAGCCGCTGGTGGAGCTGTAAAAACTCTAGCAGCAGACGTTAACTCCaccgcgttcggcaggctggagttggaggctggagctggagtggtgtgagagaaaaacactgttacctGACTGGTggttggaggctggagctggagtggtgtgagaagaAATTACTATGAGGCTGGAGCCCTACCCaacagccgaacacggtgagtCAGCAGCAGGCACGCCATGCGAGGATAAAAAAAGGTCCCTAAAAAAAATTCTCGACTTTGATTTATTGATTCAGTCTGACCGCTTCCATGTCCTGGGAACCCGCGGCGCCCGCCTGAGAGACCCTCCCTACGCAGCACACGTGGGCGCGGCCTCCTGAGTGATCGACGGGCACGCAACGTTCTCCAGCAACTCCCGGTGCTCGATGCCTCGATCCAGTGCCCATCCCGTCCTTCTCTTCCGGGGGGCGGAGTCTGACGGGCCGGGAGGAAACAGCGGGCTCTGATCGCCGAAGCGAAGACGCGGTGAGCAAGGGAGGGGAGCAGCCGCTCGGCGATGGCTTcggcggccgcagcggcggTCCCCgacgggcggcggtggagcaagGGCGGCGCGAGCTGGCCGTCGTCCCCGGTGACCACGgccatcttcctcttcttcttcatcgtcgtcgtcggcgtcctcgtgtCCGCCCGCTGGATCACCACCACCGTGAGTGAAGACTGAAGAGTTTGTTTGATATTTCACCTTCTCCCCCCATCGCCATCTGAACTTTGTTGCATTTTCGGCTGTTCGGCGAAGATACGTTCGctgttttgcatcgatttttgaggatttttgtttttgcttgtGTTTGATTCTCGGAGTAATACAAAGATTAGTTTTACGGGACCGAGGCATGACTGCATGAGTAGTCGAGGACGTTCTTCCTAGGCACTCACTAATTGACAATTAATTTAACATGCGTGCAGACTCATCTGACAATCACCAATCTGGATCAGTGGCGCTCAAAGCCGGTAGGTAAGCTCCATTCATTTTTCTGCAACAAAAAATTTACACTCACCCAGGGATGTTAATCAACACATACTCATATGGGGTTAGTGGATGTCAATTGTCAATCTGCACGTATCAGCCATTTCAACACAGAAGTTATAGTCCATAGAACAAAAAAAACACAAAGGAATCGATTAAAATTTCCTTGTTATGAAAAATagaactaattaaatttctcaaAAAAACGCTCGCTCACGAGTCAGGGTCACACCGTTGATCATTGTCTTCCACTCTCTTCCTCTGCCTGCAGGCAATTCTGACCGCGACGCGGACCGTCTCCATCCCGGCCATccccgacgcgccgccgccgccgcggccgacctACTCGCTCTcctgctcggcgccgccgcttccccgcGACCCGGACATACCCAGCAACATTTCCCAGACCCTCGACCTCGTGCTCTCCCCCaacgcctcctccgcctccacctgcgccgccatcccggacccgccgccgctcccggccACCGCCAACGCTTCCTCAACCTGCCCCGACTACTTCCGCTTCATCCACGAGGACCTCCACCCATGGCGCGCCGCGGGGGGCATCACCCGCGCCATGGTCGACCAAGCACGCGCCACCGCCAACTTCCGCCTCGTCGTCATCCGGGGACGCGCCTACATCGAGCGCATCGCGCCGGCGTTCCAGACGCGCGACCTCTTCACGATCTGGGGCATGCTGCAGCTGCTCCGGCGCTACCCCGGCCGCGTCCCTGACCTCGACCTCATGTTCGACTGCGTCGACTGGCCCGTTGTGCACGCTGACCAGTACGAGGGGGAGAACGCCACCGTATTGCCTCCGCTCTTCAGATACTGCGGCAACAATGAGACGCTCGACGTTGTCTTCCCAGACTGGTCTTTCTGGGGCTGGTAAGCAACCGACCctagctttttttttctcaccaCAAATTAGTTTTGCTTCTTTCGTGCGTTGGCATGATTCGATAAGTATTCACTGCACTCCGTTGATAATTGTGAAGAGAACCAATTGCAGAAGATCAGTTTCATTTCTGATGTTTGTATTTTTAAGGGCTGGCAAAGCGAAATTGTTGTTGATAGTTTGTTCTTTTGGGTTTTGATGTTCAGACAAAGGCACAACCACATAATAAACTGTTTGTGATGACTGGTGACAGGCCTGAGATCAACATAAAGCCATGGAATGCTCTGCAGAAAGAATTGGGCAGGGGCAACAAGAGGGTGAAATGGATGGATAGAAAACCTTATGCTTACTGGAAAGGGAATCCAGATGTTGCAGCTACAAGGCAGGGGCTCGTCAAGTGTAATGTCTCCAGGGAGCATGAATGGAACGCCCGGATTTACAAACAGGTACTTTGCTTGTCTTTATGTCACACTGAAGTTTCTTATACTTAGAGAAATTATAATAGCCCattctcttctgtcttctcacAAGTTACCTTCATTAAATTGTTCAACTCCATCCCATAAAATGCTTAAAACCTTCATTATTAGTGGATGACCACTTTTCAGTGAAACAGTTCTGGTAATGGTGATTCATCATTGATTAGCTAATTCATTTTTTCTATCATTTAGGATTGGCTCAAAGAGATCAAGGCAGGATACAAACAGTCAGATTTGTCTGGTCAATGTGCCCATaggtttgttttcttttcttacaGGCAAGTTAAAATTTATGTTGTTCTGCAGTAATGCTGACCTTCTTTCTTTGGGTGACAGGTACAAGATATATATTGAAGGATCTGCATGGTCAGTCAGCGAGAAGTATATTTTAGCTTGTGATTCAATGACACTAGTGGTTACACCAAAATACTATGATTTCTATTCAAGGGTGCTGATGCCCATGCAACATTATTGGCCCGTTCAGGATGACAATAAGTGTAGTTCAATCAAGTTTGCTGTTGACTGGGGCAATTCTCACAAACAGAAGGTATTTGTTTGTTATATGCCTTTTATATATCAGTAATGAAGTTTGCTACACTATACCATAACATACTCTTCCTTATTTGTCTGAATTGGAACACATTGCTTGTAAGACGCTTAGTGTTATCTGAACTGCATTGCTTGTAAGACACTTTGTGTTATCTGAACTCAAGAGATATCTTTAAGGACACCTATATTAATCAAACTACCGCGGAGTGATTTCAACATTATTTATTCATTTATTTGTTGTTCTTGCTTTGATAGATGCTTTAGTTAAAAGCATAGAACTTTCAGTTATAACATATTAACACAAAGGATACAAATATTACAAGCTCAAAGTTTGCCGGCAAAAGCTTCCTATGAGGAATACTTGCCTACCTGTCCAGTTCGATTGTATGTGATTTTCGCAACTAATCATATTGGAGTCAAGAACACCCCTTTTCTGCTATAGAGAACATTTTGTTATGTGCATTTGTAAAGGATTTGCATTTTTTATAATAACCGTGTCCATGCATCTCCTCTTAAAATATAGGCACAGAAAATagggaagcaagcaagcaactTCATTCAAAAAGAACTCAGTATGGACCATGTATACGACTACATGTTTCACCTCTTAACTGAGTATGCCAAGCTCCTAAGGTTCAAGCCAACCAAACCACCTGAAGCTGTTGAGGTCTGTTCCGAGTCTTTGGCTTGTCAAGCTATAGGCCGTGAGAAGAAGTTCATGGAGGATTCGATGGTGAGGTCTGCCAGCAATGCTGGCCCATGCAATCTGCCCCCACCTTTCAGCCCTGAGGAATTCGAAGCGCTAAAGCGTAGGAGAGAGAAGTCAATGAAGCAGATCGAAACATGGGAGCACAAAGTTTCCAAGCCGGTGGATAGCAAGCCCTGAGAGCTTCATGCATTCCCCTCCCCAAAAAGATTCATATAAAATGCATGGTACATACCGCATTTTTTAAGTGATAATAATCACAGGCATTTGCTATATGAAGATTGAATCAACTGTGTTACATCTAGAGTAGTCACATATGTTTTAGTTCATCTCATCATTGTACTTTTATTTTTCTGTACTCTGGTTTAGCTGTAGCAATATTACTCTGAAAGCCTTTAGAAAAAAATTAGGATCTTGTCAGAAGGCAACCTGGGGAAATTCTGGAAACAAATTCCTTGATTTCTACAGTATGTTTTGAGGATTCAGAATGATGCTTCCAATTATGTCAATGCCCATCATGGATACACCGTTATCAGATAGTACTACATACTCCTATCACATGATCTGGTGTACTGCCTTTTTCGTATTTGTGACCTCAGGCATACAAGATCTGCTGAGGTTTGTTTTAGTTGTATTAGGCTATTAGCAGTGGATCTTTTAAGGCTCGGATCAACTTTCATGTAAGCTTAAAAGGCTGAATAGTTACTTGTTCTTTACCAACTTAGCATGGAAATATTAAATAGCGCAGATACACTGGCATCTGTAACAGGACGAATCATTTCAGCAAGCCACACATCAGTCTGAATCTCTTTTAGCACTATAATAATGTGGATGTTCTTCAACATCGTCACTATATGACAGTGACACTTCTCCGTGCAATATACAAAGCATCCAACCATTGTACGCAACAAGCCACAATTTCAAAGAAACAATTCTGTTTGTATGTACAAAAGGATACCAACAATTAGTCAATCTTTCAAATTTCAAAAGGCTAAACCTCATGTCAATAGCAAGCTGGTAGCAGCTCGTGTGTAGGGGAACTATGACTTATTAACTGGCTAAACTTTATAATTTGAATCAGAAAATTACAAACAGACCAGGATCGGAGTTGTACAATACTACAATAGCAAGCACACAGAGAACACGTACAATTTGTTTAGTTCTTGAAAGAAAAGCCAAACAAGATAAATCGTTATGCACTTATCTCTTCATGAGGAAACCTAGTAGTATTCCCATAATAGCAACCACCAGTACTAAAACTAATGAGAAACCACCGTGCTGCCTGCTGATGTCTCGCCTCAGAAGATCCTGTTAAAAttccaacaaaattattatcagCCAAGGTCTGTACTGCCACTGAAATTGATCCAAGTATTCAGATATCATTGTTGCAGAAAGCAGTACAGCAGTACTCCCTCCGGCCATTATTTCGGGCATATTTTGGTATGTAGTAGTTATTAAAAGCAGATTTCGACCTTTAATTTCTCTTGCAGCACTTTATAATGTTTGATTCAAATAAAAACATtttatatggagggagtatacgaATATGCACAGCTTAGTTGATAGATATGTAATTCTGCACTTGTGGAAATAATTGAAGGCCATTAAGCCAAAGGAAATACGGAGAGTCGGAGACAAAGCTACATATATTCAATGTAAACCATATGTACAGGAAAGGAAGCAGTGCACAATCTTTGTATTGAGCATTTGAAGAGAAATGCACAACAGACCAATACCACTACTTTGTCTAGCCTAGAAAATAAAACCTCAAGAATCTGAATGTAGTGCCTACAGTCAAAGGGGGAAAAATGCACTTGAGTTTATTAACTGTTTTAGTAATAAGCTAAAAACACTAACCAATTCTTGCCGAAGCTTGTTGTTCAGTTCAACAGCAGAATTCTTCTCCTCCATCAGTTTCGAAATCAAAGCAAATGGCTACAAAGACATAAATAAACCATGTCAAGGCTCAATATATCACTGGCATCTAGGACACCTACTAAGGCCTCAATCACTTTGTTAATAAGATTTTGTTGAAATGCTGAAGAATTCGGTATTGGTAGAAATGCTAATATAGGTGAGCTTCATGAATTGGTTAGCTATTACCATAGGAAAATGCAACCAATTAACATATGTTTACATCTAAATTTACACAGATAAAGGACCAATAATTAGTGAACCAAAAATTATGCAGTAAAGCTTATTGATATAATCAAAAGACTGCATATGTCAACTGTGAGGAGAAAATTGATCAAATACAGTTAAGTCTGTTGTCAGTTATAACGTCCAATATATATAAACAGTTTGAATAAATGTTATAGGCTTTAGCTGAATGCTATTAGAGATGTTAGTCGTAGTGTATGTCATTCGGAAACAAGTAAAAGAGAAGAAATATTCCACGTCAACTTCTTTAACTTAGATGCCATCTCTAATCTATGAATCTTCTCTAATTTCCATCAAGTGACTGAACAATACAGGAATGAGCTCAGGTGATATTATACAACAATGGTTAGCTCCATCTAGTTCAGAGCAATATGTAAAGTCTGCACTAGTACAACATCTAGAATCATTAGTAGATGTAGCttgtttttttatataaaaagagGTTCACCTCAGAGATTATTTTTCTTGTTCTTTAGTTTCTTTTGTttccattattttttttcttgttcaaTAGGtacattattttatttcttgtTCATTAGGTTCTTTTGTTTCCTGCAAAGAACGATCGACTCTCAAGTCAAGGTTGGCAGCAGGTAATTGATGATCGCTGGAATAGCTTATCAGTTTGGCAGTTACAGAAAATAACTGTAACTACTCCATCAGACAGTTAACAGTTAGCACATATTGCTAACAAGCGTGGCTGTCAACTATAGAACAATTGCTCCAAGATCATAGCTATACCTCTTGATAATTCAAACTGCCCGCAGAACCATCCTCAAATCCCTCGCTTTGGGTGGATGGCGTGAGATAAACCACCTTCAATTTCACTTCATCAACCACATTGCCTGATTCTTTCGTAAACTACAAAAATTGAGTACGATTTTTTTTTAGTGAAGAAGAGAGGCATTCTGTTACTAactatatactccctccttccccgtttataaggcatgatggaacatgacacggtcttctaaacaacattttgaccatttatttatcatatattatatcacttttgattataaacttataatcattgtaaaatatatttgattatgaatccaatcatatgaaatttgcattataaaaataaaaatttaatagtcaaattattggtcaaagatgacaaggtttgaatcttgatatacgtgtatgccttataaacagggaaggagggagtaatatataaaaaagaaactGCAACTAAATTAAAAAATGAGACAAAAAAACTGCCAATATAAATACTGAACCGCAAAATACCATGTCTCCGGTGACTTCCTTGGGCACAATCTCCTTGGCTACAATGGCGCTCTGCACAAGGAATTTGTCCTTGCATTGCATGTCCGGTGGCGCCTCCCGCTGCGCTTGCATTGTAACTGAATCAAATAATTTCACGGCGCATGTAAGATGCTAATGCCTAACCAGTTGTGTCAGGATAATTGATTGGTTCACGAAATTACCAACAACATCGGCTGTGGACCGGGGTGCCACAATGCCATTATTCGGCCGAACACAGTACTTCTTCGGGCTCGTTGTCTTGACCTACAGCCGCAATGTTGCACGAATTTCAGTCCCAGCGCTGCCATTTTCGCGTAATTACAGAGCTTTTGCCTGAAGAATTCACGAGAATGATTCGTTTTACCTTGAACGCGACCTGCTTGTCTGTCTTGTTCGTCAGCTGCAGCGTGCACGAGATCTGCTTATTTAATTCGACTGCATGtttgggagagagaaaaaaaatagagagacaTTAGGAAACAAATAGTACAGGACGATCGCGGATTGACCTCAAAATGAAGACAAATCGATGAAGAAACATCGAAATCAACCCAGAAAGGAAAAAATTTCGGGAACCCGATAAACGTCCCATAGAACAAATCATCGAATGGAAGCTCCACGCGGAGCGTGAAAAGTTCCCCGGAAATCC is drawn from Panicum virgatum strain AP13 chromosome 1N, P.virgatum_v5, whole genome shotgun sequence and contains these coding sequences:
- the LOC120656610 gene encoding O-glucosyltransferase rumi homolog isoform X1, whose protein sequence is MASAAAAAVPDGRRWSKGGASWPSSPVTTAIFLFFFIVVVGVLVSARWITTTTHLTITNLDQWRSKPAILTATRTVSIPAIPDAPPPPRPTYSLSCSAPPLPRDPDIPSNISQTLDLVLSPNASSASTCAAIPDPPPLPATANASSTCPDYFRFIHEDLHPWRAAGGITRAMVDQARATANFRLVVIRGRAYIERIAPAFQTRDLFTIWGMLQLLRRYPGRVPDLDLMFDCVDWPVVHADQYEGENATVLPPLFRYCGNNETLDVVFPDWSFWGWPEINIKPWNALQKELGRGNKRVKWMDRKPYAYWKGNPDVAATRQGLVKCNVSREHEWNARIYKQDWLKEIKAGYKQSDLSGQCAHRYKIYIEGSAWSVSEKYILACDSMTLVVTPKYYDFYSRVLMPMQHYWPVQDDNKCSSIKFAVDWGNSHKQKAQKIGKQASNFIQKELSMDHVYDYMFHLLTEYAKLLRFKPTKPPEAVEVCSESLACQAIGREKKFMEDSMVRSASNAGPCNLPPPFSPEEFEALKRRREKSMKQIETWEHKVSKPVDSKP
- the LOC120656610 gene encoding O-glucosyltransferase rumi homolog isoform X2, with product MASAAAAAVPDGRRWSKGGASWPSSPVTTAIFLFFFIVVVGVLVSARWITTTAILTATRTVSIPAIPDAPPPPRPTYSLSCSAPPLPRDPDIPSNISQTLDLVLSPNASSASTCAAIPDPPPLPATANASSTCPDYFRFIHEDLHPWRAAGGITRAMVDQARATANFRLVVIRGRAYIERIAPAFQTRDLFTIWGMLQLLRRYPGRVPDLDLMFDCVDWPVVHADQYEGENATVLPPLFRYCGNNETLDVVFPDWSFWGWPEINIKPWNALQKELGRGNKRVKWMDRKPYAYWKGNPDVAATRQGLVKCNVSREHEWNARIYKQDWLKEIKAGYKQSDLSGQCAHRYKIYIEGSAWSVSEKYILACDSMTLVVTPKYYDFYSRVLMPMQHYWPVQDDNKCSSIKFAVDWGNSHKQKAQKIGKQASNFIQKELSMDHVYDYMFHLLTEYAKLLRFKPTKPPEAVEVCSESLACQAIGREKKFMEDSMVRSASNAGPCNLPPPFSPEEFEALKRRREKSMKQIETWEHKVSKPVDSKP
- the LOC120656611 gene encoding vesicle-associated protein 1-2-like — translated: MSTEAGELLGIDPLELRFPFELNKQISCTLQLTNKTDKQVAFKVKTTSPKKYCVRPNNGIVAPRSTADVVVTMQAQREAPPDMQCKDKFLVQSAIVAKEIVPKEVTGDMFTKESGNVVDEVKLKVVYLTPSTQSEGFEDGSAGSLNYQEPFALISKLMEEKNSAVELNNKLRQELDLLRRDISRQHGGFSLVLVLVVAIMGILLGFLMKR